One window of Hujiaoplasma nucleasis genomic DNA carries:
- the yidD gene encoding membrane protein insertion efficiency factor YidD, with product MYIIFMVINMKNWVIKMIKKYQEATSTKNPTCKYHPSCSNYAIDAYKNYNIFYASLLSLWRIIRCNPFSRGGYDPIPKFKKNHIQPNQIPKGHKHEKSD from the coding sequence ATGTATATAATATTTATGGTGATAAATATGAAAAATTGGGTCATAAAAATGATTAAAAAATATCAAGAAGCTACCTCTACCAAAAACCCAACTTGTAAGTACCATCCAAGTTGCTCTAATTACGCTATTGATGCCTATAAAAACTATAATATCTTTTATGCATCACTATTATCTCTATGGCGTATTATAAGATGTAATCCTTTTTCACGAGGAGGATATGATCCAATACCTAAATTTAAGAAAAATCATATTCAACCAAATCAAATTCCTAAGGGGCATAAACATGAAAAGTCTGATTGA
- a CDS encoding acetate/propionate family kinase, translating into MKKIMAVNAGSSSLKFQLLEMPSENMITSGIVERIGMSKSVFSIKVNGEKIEETLDIANHGDAVNLLLNKLIEHDIISSFDEIAGVGHRVVHGGDKISESVVIDEALIQYLEEIIDLAPLHLGPNLTGIKAFKEILPNVKHVGVFDTAFHQTMPEESFLYAVPYDWYTKYKVRKYGFHGTSHKFITQRYAEMMNKDIHDVNIVIAHIGNGASICAVKNGQSIDTSMGFTPLEGIPMGTRSGNIDPAVVEYMASVKHKPVKEIINQLNKKSGYLGLSDLSSDSRDLVSASKEGNHQAALAINVQAKRIADYIASYHNYVGGAEAIIFTAGIGENAKETRENIGSRLAAFGVEIDDKRNNCRGVEQLISTDHSKIKVYVIPTNEEVMIARDTLALL; encoded by the coding sequence ATGAAAAAAATAATGGCTGTAAACGCTGGTTCTTCTTCATTAAAATTTCAGTTACTTGAAATGCCAAGCGAGAATATGATTACCAGTGGAATTGTAGAAAGAATAGGGATGAGTAAATCTGTTTTTTCAATTAAAGTTAACGGAGAAAAAATAGAAGAAACATTAGATATCGCCAATCATGGAGATGCAGTTAATTTATTATTAAATAAATTAATTGAACACGATATTATTTCATCATTTGATGAAATCGCTGGTGTTGGACACAGGGTAGTTCATGGTGGAGATAAAATATCTGAGTCAGTTGTTATAGATGAGGCATTGATTCAGTATTTAGAAGAGATTATTGATTTGGCGCCTTTACATTTAGGTCCAAACTTAACAGGTATAAAAGCTTTTAAAGAGATTTTACCCAATGTAAAACATGTGGGGGTATTTGATACTGCTTTCCATCAAACTATGCCTGAAGAATCATTTTTATATGCAGTGCCTTATGATTGGTACACCAAATATAAAGTAAGAAAATACGGCTTCCACGGGACAAGTCATAAGTTTATTACACAAAGATATGCTGAAATGATGAATAAAGATATTCATGATGTTAATATTGTCATAGCTCACATTGGTAATGGAGCGTCTATTTGTGCTGTTAAAAACGGACAATCCATTGATACTTCAATGGGATTCACTCCATTAGAAGGTATTCCTATGGGAACACGTTCAGGAAATATAGACCCTGCAGTAGTTGAGTATATGGCTAGTGTTAAACATAAACCTGTAAAAGAAATTATTAATCAGTTAAATAAGAAATCTGGTTATTTAGGTTTATCTGATTTATCTTCTGATTCACGTGATTTAGTTTCTGCATCAAAAGAAGGAAATCATCAAGCTGCATTAGCTATTAATGTTCAAGCAAAAAGGATTGCTGATTATATAGCCTCATATCATAACTATGTTGGTGGTGCTGAAGCAATTATCTTCACTGCAGGTATCGGTGAAAATGCTAAGGAAACTAGAGAAAACATAGGTTCTAGATTGGCTGCATTTGGTGTTGAAATTGATGACAAAAGAAATAATTGTCGTGGAGTTGAACAATTAATCTCTACTGATCATTCGAAAATTAAAGTTTATGTCATTCCAACCAATGAAGAAGTCATGATCGCAAGAGATACTTTGGCTTTACTGTAA
- a CDS encoding endonuclease encodes MLKKALVIFISIFTLFIFIGCNGDGTIDTTNLPTTIEITQEPTTEAPTEVPTQEPTTEDITTEEVTSEVPTEEPTTEEITTEEPTTVQPTETPTEEPTSEEPTTEEPTTEEPTTEESTIEEPTTTEEVTTQNPITQLFFSEYGEGSSFNKYVEIFNGTGQAVDLSNYSIQLYSNGAASPSQTLTLSGTLDPNDVLVVAHPTANATILTQADITSSSVINFNGNDPLTLSYNGTIIDSLGMPGDASNYGQDTILVRKDSITGPSINFSMTQWDQYPNETYDYIGSHSNFIPDNSILLEQDYNQLPDTIDLIGDWNFGSGSNGSTYTIINVTGLASEHVIYNANYIESTLLENVQYEGEIHIEVSLEGAGTLTKIVGLTLKFSTLDLSTHPEYYESIGEELSGETLLLALRSLINNGFVGVDYGAATTILAESDADPNNAENIILVYLQTSIDGSWDSGATWNREHIWPQSYLGDTADNNTVNIASDLHNLKPANPSENSSRGNKYFDNITTSSTYEPADEVKGDIARILFYMIVMYDYLELIDDPNGSAVYDMGVFSTLLEWHILDPVSDFELNRNNVIYSYQFNRNPFIDNPQYVELIWGNN; translated from the coding sequence ATGCTTAAAAAAGCTTTAGTTATATTTATTTCAATTTTCACTTTATTTATTTTTATTGGTTGTAATGGTGATGGCACCATTGATACTACGAATTTGCCGACAACCATTGAAATAACTCAAGAACCAACAACTGAGGCCCCGACTGAGGTGCCTACCCAAGAACCAACAACTGAAGATATAACTACAGAAGAAGTAACTAGCGAAGTTCCTACTGAGGAGCCTACGACAGAAGAAATTACTACAGAAGAACCAACCACAGTACAACCTACTGAAACTCCGACAGAGGAGCCAACAAGCGAAGAACCAACCACAGAAGAACCTACAACTGAAGAGCCGACCACAGAAGAATCAACCATAGAGGAACCAACAACTACTGAGGAAGTGACAACTCAAAATCCTATTACGCAATTATTCTTTAGCGAGTATGGTGAAGGATCTTCTTTTAATAAATATGTTGAAATATTCAATGGGACTGGGCAAGCAGTTGATTTATCTAATTATTCGATTCAATTATATTCTAATGGGGCAGCATCTCCTTCTCAAACCTTAACTTTATCAGGAACTTTGGACCCTAATGATGTTTTGGTTGTTGCTCATCCTACTGCTAATGCGACGATATTGACTCAAGCAGATATAACAAGTTCTTCAGTTATTAATTTTAATGGGAATGACCCACTAACATTATCTTATAATGGAACGATTATAGACTCTTTAGGTATGCCTGGAGATGCTAGTAACTATGGTCAAGATACAATTCTAGTTAGAAAAGATAGTATTACAGGACCTTCTATTAATTTTTCTATGACACAATGGGATCAATATCCTAATGAAACTTATGATTACATAGGTAGTCATTCTAATTTCATACCTGATAATAGTATTTTATTAGAACAAGATTATAATCAGTTACCTGATACTATTGATTTAATTGGTGATTGGAATTTTGGATCAGGAAGTAATGGTTCAACATATACCATTATTAATGTGACTGGTTTAGCAAGTGAACATGTGATTTATAATGCAAATTATATTGAATCAACATTATTAGAAAATGTACAATATGAAGGTGAAATCCATATAGAAGTTTCTTTAGAAGGTGCTGGAACTTTGACTAAGATTGTTGGATTAACACTTAAGTTTTCGACTTTAGATTTAAGTACTCATCCTGAATACTATGAAAGTATTGGAGAAGAATTATCTGGAGAGACTTTATTATTGGCTTTAAGATCATTAATTAATAACGGATTTGTGGGAGTAGACTATGGTGCAGCAACAACTATTTTAGCTGAATCTGATGCGGATCCAAATAACGCTGAAAATATCATTTTAGTTTATTTACAAACCTCTATTGATGGTTCTTGGGATTCAGGGGCTACTTGGAATAGAGAGCATATATGGCCTCAATCATATTTAGGTGATACTGCCGATAACAATACAGTTAATATTGCTTCTGACTTACATAATTTAAAACCAGCCAACCCAAGTGAAAACTCTTCAAGAGGTAATAAGTATTTTGACAATATCACGACAAGTTCAACTTACGAACCTGCAGATGAAGTTAAGGGTGATATTGCAAGAATCTTATTTTATATGATTGTTATGTATGATTATTTAGAATTAATAGATGATCCTAACGGATCAGCTGTATATGATATGGGTGTGTTTTCAACCTTATTAGAATGGCATATATTAGATCCTGTTAGTGATTTTGAACTTAATAGAAATAATGTAATATACTCATACCAATTTAATAGAAATCCTTTTATTGATAATCCACAGTATGTAGAATTAATTTGGGGAAATAATTAA
- a CDS encoding DNA polymerase III subunit alpha: MIDFSLYLQSSYSFNGSLIDIETTVKRAKELGYSSLGLVDRNKMHGVIKFYKSCLNHGIKPLLGLEVIIKSEKYSDLICLLYAKNNEGYQNLMKLSSHLALSKGYLELHELSSFSQGLILVAVIDRGGLNDIVHQDDHEMMINLLEDLEKHAEDYYLGFGSDIFEYNDLYDVLIKNFKIVITSPVIYLYEEDKEASEILKKILKSEHSDLGLFEESQSSYHLPKRSLLDTWYKNYPDAIKNSLQMIDKVNLTINFKQRYLPKYPESEITSYEHLEQLTDKGLKRRLVQKNQYPQMYSLYKERLNHEMSIIKEMHYEDYFLIVWDFVLYAKKQNILVGPGRGSAAGSLISYCLGITEVDPLDFNLYFERFLNPERITMPDIDMDFPDNKRDEIITYVVEKYGFDKVSSIITFGTFQGKSAIRDVGRILDTSTVIIEDLTKKISLSNNSIEQYEKEYPKDFQYYMNNPEISHLITIAKKLSGLVRHVSTHAAGVIISDNPIMTYTPTQPGLLNMYQSQYEASDLESLGLLKIDFLGIRNLTIIQEVIEMIEKNEGEKINVYKLPLDDKKTFSLLKDVKTLGIFQLESEGMMNLMRQMRLENFEEIATCISLHRPGPMENIPAYIRRRNKEELVDYLHQDLIPILKPTHGIIVYQEQIMKIANQFAAYSLGEADVLRRAVSKKNKSVLEKERQKFVSRVIKQGHSEVLGNKIYDYIVKFANYGFNKSHAVAYSYVSYWMAYLKANYPSYFLAVLLDYQIGSAVGTKKYIRECKTMGIQVLPPKINHSLVRYHYEKAGLRYPFMAIKGIGQIMAEKIIQIQEEKPVSSFIDFYERGRHLPKNVIEILIYANVFSEFGVNNRTLIENLDRIESFIQFHYKNDSFNYVDYEEYDYSFLEAKERELLGVHFEYHLMNRYEDLIKKRHLSALSDIVEKPLGRYSFVCLLSRVKVIQTKNHKEMAFLSLEDEFTQVDSVLFPKLYEQYQGLLKEQMVYLISGKTELRNDSLQVIIEKIEQL, translated from the coding sequence ATGATAGATTTTTCTCTATATTTACAAAGTTCATATTCTTTTAATGGAAGCTTAATTGATATTGAAACAACTGTGAAACGTGCTAAAGAATTAGGTTATTCAAGTTTAGGTTTGGTCGATAGAAATAAGATGCATGGAGTTATTAAGTTCTATAAGTCTTGTTTAAATCACGGGATTAAACCTCTTTTAGGTTTGGAAGTTATCATTAAATCCGAGAAATATTCTGACTTAATTTGTTTATTATATGCTAAAAATAATGAAGGTTATCAAAATTTAATGAAGTTAAGTTCTCATCTTGCCTTAAGTAAAGGTTATTTGGAGTTACATGAATTATCTTCTTTTTCTCAAGGACTTATATTAGTGGCTGTAATTGATCGTGGAGGATTGAATGATATTGTCCACCAAGACGATCATGAAATGATGATTAATTTGTTAGAGGACTTAGAAAAGCATGCCGAAGATTACTATCTTGGATTTGGTTCGGATATATTTGAATATAACGATTTATATGATGTGTTAATTAAGAATTTTAAGATAGTCATTACATCACCAGTAATCTACTTATACGAAGAGGATAAAGAAGCTTCAGAAATTCTAAAGAAAATTCTAAAAAGTGAACATTCAGACTTAGGTTTGTTTGAAGAAAGTCAAAGCTCCTATCATTTACCTAAGAGATCGTTGTTGGATACTTGGTATAAAAATTATCCAGATGCTATTAAAAATTCATTACAGATGATTGATAAAGTAAATCTAACTATCAACTTTAAACAAAGATATTTACCCAAATATCCTGAAAGTGAAATAACTTCTTATGAGCACCTAGAACAATTAACTGATAAGGGCTTAAAAAGAAGACTGGTTCAAAAGAACCAGTACCCACAAATGTACAGTCTTTATAAGGAAAGATTGAATCATGAAATGTCAATCATCAAAGAAATGCATTATGAAGATTATTTTTTGATTGTTTGGGATTTTGTCTTATATGCTAAAAAACAAAATATCTTAGTTGGACCAGGAAGGGGATCCGCTGCAGGTTCTTTAATTTCATATTGTTTAGGAATTACTGAGGTTGATCCTTTAGACTTTAACTTATATTTTGAGCGTTTCTTAAACCCTGAAAGAATCACTATGCCTGATATAGATATGGACTTTCCTGATAATAAAAGAGATGAAATTATCACTTATGTTGTAGAAAAATATGGCTTTGATAAGGTATCTTCCATCATTACTTTTGGTACTTTTCAAGGTAAATCAGCCATTAGAGATGTGGGGAGGATTCTTGATACTTCTACAGTCATTATTGAAGATTTAACAAAGAAAATTTCTTTGTCAAATAACTCTATTGAACAATATGAAAAAGAATATCCTAAAGATTTCCAATATTATATGAATAATCCAGAAATTAGTCATTTAATTACTATAGCGAAGAAATTATCAGGGTTAGTAAGGCATGTATCAACACATGCGGCAGGTGTCATTATTTCAGATAATCCTATCATGACCTATACACCGACTCAACCTGGTTTGTTAAATATGTATCAAAGTCAGTATGAGGCAAGTGATTTAGAAAGTTTAGGCTTACTTAAAATTGATTTTTTAGGAATTCGTAATTTAACAATTATTCAAGAAGTCATAGAAATGATTGAAAAAAACGAAGGTGAGAAAATTAATGTTTATAAACTTCCTTTAGATGATAAAAAAACTTTTAGCCTCTTAAAAGATGTTAAAACATTAGGAATCTTTCAGTTAGAGTCTGAAGGTATGATGAATTTAATGAGACAAATGCGATTAGAGAATTTTGAAGAAATCGCAACTTGTATTTCTTTACATAGGCCTGGTCCTATGGAGAATATCCCTGCTTATATTAGAAGAAGAAACAAAGAAGAACTGGTGGATTATTTGCATCAAGATTTGATTCCTATTTTAAAGCCAACCCATGGTATTATTGTTTATCAAGAACAAATAATGAAAATTGCAAATCAGTTTGCGGCTTACTCTTTAGGTGAAGCTGATGTTTTAAGAAGAGCCGTTAGCAAAAAAAATAAATCTGTCCTAGAAAAAGAAAGGCAAAAATTTGTTTCAAGAGTTATCAAACAAGGTCATTCAGAAGTCTTAGGAAATAAAATATATGACTATATTGTTAAATTTGCTAATTATGGTTTTAATAAATCTCATGCAGTCGCATACTCATATGTATCTTACTGGATGGCTTATTTAAAGGCTAACTATCCTTCTTATTTTCTTGCGGTTTTATTGGATTATCAAATAGGTTCAGCTGTGGGGACTAAGAAATATATTAGAGAATGTAAAACTATGGGTATCCAAGTTTTACCTCCTAAAATCAATCATTCTTTGGTGAGATACCATTACGAAAAAGCTGGGTTAAGGTATCCTTTTATGGCTATTAAAGGTATCGGCCAAATCATGGCTGAAAAAATTATTCAAATTCAAGAAGAAAAACCGGTAAGTTCTTTTATTGACTTTTACGAAAGAGGAAGACACCTTCCTAAGAACGTGATTGAAATATTGATTTATGCCAATGTCTTTTCTGAATTTGGTGTTAACAACCGTACTTTGATTGAGAATTTAGACCGTATTGAATCTTTTATTCAGTTTCATTATAAGAATGATTCTTTTAATTATGTTGATTATGAAGAATATGATTATAGTTTTTTAGAAGCTAAGGAAAGAGAGTTATTGGGAGTGCATTTTGAGTATCATTTGATGAATCGATATGAAGATCTTATTAAAAAAAGGCATTTAAGTGCCTTATCTGATATTGTTGAAAAGCCTTTAGGGAGATATAGTTTTGTTTGTTTACTTTCAAGAGTTAAGGTTATTCAAACCAAAAACCATAAAGAAATGGCGTTTTTATCATTAGAAGATGAATTTACCCAAGTAGACTCAGTCTTGTTTCCTAAGCTCTATGAGCAATATCAAGGACTTTTAAAAGAACAAATGGTATATTTAATTAGTGGTAAAACTGAGTTAAGGAATGATTCCTTACAAGTGATTATAGAAAAAATCGAACAATTATAG
- a CDS encoding DMT family transporter, giving the protein MKRGKAMYLVLPIIAGVAIALQAVFSNKVSQTAGVMQAVFLVHAFGLLLALFILLIGKENFSFIKNFNVYAVLGGSLGVVIIFTIAKSITLNGVFSTVMVSVLIQMTVSKVIDHFGLFGVEKNPINLMHVIAILLMVSGVIIYQRSN; this is encoded by the coding sequence ATGAAAAGAGGAAAAGCAATGTATTTAGTATTACCTATTATTGCCGGTGTAGCCATTGCGCTTCAAGCGGTTTTTAGTAATAAAGTGAGTCAAACTGCTGGGGTCATGCAAGCTGTATTTCTAGTTCACGCATTTGGTTTATTATTGGCTTTATTTATTTTATTAATTGGGAAAGAAAATTTCTCTTTTATAAAGAATTTTAATGTATATGCTGTTTTGGGCGGGTCATTGGGTGTTGTGATTATTTTCACGATAGCAAAAAGCATTACTTTAAATGGTGTTTTTTCAACGGTGATGGTGTCTGTTCTTATTCAAATGACTGTCTCTAAAGTGATTGATCATTTTGGTTTATTTGGTGTCGAAAAAAATCCTATTAATTTAATGCATGTGATAGCTATATTGTTGATGGTTAGTGGTGTTATTATTTATCAAAGATCTAACTAG
- a CDS encoding IS91 family transposase has protein sequence MNMQNKMLIRCSCLQLLKLDKHVYENTIHKIGNAPFARELRHKYTIKDIFVRYWYKFLEMYAHIDIRDSIINNVNRMIACKDFSYGYVFYECPNCDHYHISGLSCHSRFCASCGKIYRERCANEIAKKCLNVPHRQFVFSIAEELRIYFRLYRDLYHELFKAVDDVFVYLIQGKSKIAKNDDRELGYISFLHTFGRDLKFNPHIHVLMAERIIDNDLKFKKYDYFNFESLRKAFMNQLLKRIYHYLKENTSKYELVKFSRLRNYLYKKLKDGFYTYGPKLKNNTKVSIKNITRYIARYAGHPAMSESRIINVNYDNHTITYYYDPHEDDGLEKNQKQGRQYVTESVFKFIKKLIILFPRQLFWRWLVCKNIFLQKSVI, from the coding sequence ATGAATATGCAAAACAAGATGCTTATAAGATGCAGCTGCTTACAGCTGCTAAAGCTGGATAAACATGTTTATGAAAACACCATTCATAAGATAGGCAATGCGCCTTTTGCTAGAGAACTAAGACATAAATACACCATTAAAGATATTTTTGTAAGATACTGGTATAAATTTCTTGAAATGTATGCACATATTGACATTAGAGATTCTATCATTAATAATGTTAATCGGATGATTGCTTGTAAAGATTTTTCTTATGGCTATGTCTTTTATGAATGTCCTAATTGTGATCATTACCATATATCTGGTTTATCTTGTCATTCAAGGTTTTGTGCTTCTTGTGGGAAGATATATAGAGAAAGATGTGCCAATGAAATTGCTAAAAAATGTTTGAATGTACCACACAGACAGTTTGTCTTCTCTATCGCTGAAGAATTAAGAATATATTTTAGACTTTATAGGGATCTTTATCATGAACTATTCAAAGCGGTAGATGATGTTTTTGTTTATCTTATTCAGGGTAAATCAAAAATAGCTAAAAATGATGATAGAGAATTAGGTTATATATCTTTCTTACACACTTTTGGTAGAGATTTAAAATTTAATCCTCATATACATGTCTTAATGGCTGAAAGAATCATTGATAATGATTTAAAGTTTAAAAAGTATGATTACTTTAATTTTGAGTCATTGAGAAAAGCTTTTATGAATCAGTTATTAAAAAGAATTTATCATTATTTAAAAGAGAATACTTCAAAATATGAATTAGTGAAATTCTCTAGATTAAGAAATTATCTTTATAAAAAACTCAAAGATGGTTTTTATACTTACGGTCCTAAACTTAAGAATAACACAAAGGTTTCTATTAAAAATATCACTAGATATATTGCTAGATATGCTGGACATCCAGCCATGAGTGAATCAAGAATTATTAATGTTAATTATGACAATCATACCATCACGTATTATTATGATCCTCATGAAGATGACGGTTTAGAGAAAAATCAAAAACAGGGTAGACAATATGTGACTGAAAGTGTTTTTAAGTTCATCAAAAAATTAATTATCCTATTTCCCAGACAATTATTTTGGAGGTGGCTAGTATGCAAAAACATTTTTCTACAAAAAAGCGTTATCTAA
- a CDS encoding M17 family metallopeptidase, with protein sequence MVEFLEKINILEETRDLIVVANKNQISQILFEELNVQVTDYKDELFTTIHTLGQLKSNRIHIVGGNKLTKLEDMKKVIQKISSLKGDSILVTDSFNHEELLKVSDIVEMLVTQAYVCDTYKSKKSEASSNVFVQANKELKKAFDEGVIYGESINQAKDLVNAPYNYMKAKDLADHAKALERYEGITVKIYEKEEIQAMNMGAYLGVNKGSSDAPYFIFIEYKAKDNQDQPTALVGKGVMFDTGGYSLKPSTSMPGMKIDMAGSAAVIAAIEGIARLALDTHVYAIVAATDNRIGDDAIVPDDILTSANGKTIEIISTDAEGRLTLVDAIWFAQKEGAKKIIDVATLTGAIMAALGSYYTGAFTNDQDFFDEFKKVTEMTGEKIWQMPISKEYHDELKSIVADLKNKGGRLGGASQAAAFIEEFVDKDTKWIHLDIAGTANESKTGATGVMVKTFMKFFS encoded by the coding sequence ATGGTAGAGTTTTTAGAGAAAATTAATATTTTAGAAGAAACAAGAGATTTAATTGTTGTTGCAAACAAGAATCAAATCTCACAAATTCTATTTGAAGAACTAAATGTTCAAGTGACTGATTATAAAGATGAACTTTTTACAACCATTCATACTTTAGGTCAATTAAAGTCAAATAGAATTCATATTGTTGGTGGCAATAAGCTAACAAAATTAGAAGATATGAAAAAAGTAATTCAAAAGATATCTTCTTTAAAAGGAGATTCAATCTTAGTGACTGATTCTTTTAATCATGAAGAATTATTAAAAGTATCTGATATTGTTGAAATGTTAGTTACTCAAGCTTATGTATGTGATACTTATAAGTCGAAAAAAAGCGAAGCATCATCAAATGTATTTGTTCAAGCTAATAAGGAACTTAAAAAAGCATTTGATGAAGGTGTCATTTATGGAGAGTCTATTAATCAAGCAAAAGACTTAGTCAATGCTCCATACAATTATATGAAGGCTAAGGATTTAGCTGATCATGCAAAAGCTTTAGAAAGATATGAAGGAATTACTGTAAAGATTTACGAAAAAGAAGAAATTCAAGCAATGAATATGGGTGCTTATCTAGGTGTTAACAAGGGTTCATCAGACGCTCCATACTTTATTTTTATTGAATATAAGGCTAAAGATAACCAAGATCAACCAACAGCTTTGGTTGGTAAAGGTGTGATGTTTGATACAGGTGGTTATTCTTTAAAACCATCAACTTCTATGCCCGGCATGAAAATCGATATGGCTGGATCAGCTGCCGTCATAGCTGCTATTGAAGGTATTGCTAGATTAGCCTTAGACACCCATGTTTATGCTATAGTGGCCGCGACTGATAACCGTATAGGTGATGACGCCATTGTGCCTGATGATATATTAACTTCAGCTAATGGGAAAACTATTGAGATTATATCTACAGATGCTGAAGGGCGTTTAACTTTAGTGGATGCTATTTGGTTTGCACAAAAAGAAGGCGCAAAAAAAATCATTGACGTCGCAACCCTTACAGGTGCTATCATGGCAGCTTTAGGTTCTTACTATACGGGTGCATTTACCAATGACCAAGACTTCTTTGATGAATTTAAAAAAGTGACTGAAATGACTGGTGAGAAAATATGGCAAATGCCTATTTCTAAGGAATATCATGATGAGTTAAAATCAATTGTTGCTGATTTAAAGAACAAAGGTGGACGTTTAGGGGGAGCTTCACAAGCGGCTGCTTTTATTGAAGAGTTTGTAGATAAAGATACCAAATGGATCCATTTGGATATCGCTGGAACCGCCAATGAGTCAAAAACTGGCGCTACAGGTGTTATGGTTAAAACATTTATGAAATTCTTTTCATAA
- a CDS encoding class I SAM-dependent methyltransferase — MIKEKNIETLYDVFDESATLLYQQSKLPYLSGIVRTCENILAHSVENEDEEIKKQLEEKIDSISHIEFHKEEIRKAFQYAVLKGLKHQKISNQMITPESIGMLMSYLIHKIYDVNHLRIYDPLVGTGNLITAIANQIEKDVSLVGVDYFGQSYELAQALFEMLGYGDQVFFQDTRTSKNINADVIISDFSAVQQSEIYEIINHQSQNIKANGFFILMVDNLFFEALNVKAFIEELNKEWYLFGMMILPQEVFITQEKTILILQDKGDKFIQPDSFMMVEIPGFKEQNALENVIGQLNQWFAKTKFYRYSDKG, encoded by the coding sequence ATGATAAAAGAAAAAAATATTGAAACTTTATATGATGTTTTTGATGAATCAGCAACTTTATTGTACCAACAATCAAAGTTGCCATATTTAAGTGGAATTGTAAGAACTTGTGAGAATATTCTTGCACATTCTGTTGAAAATGAAGACGAAGAAATCAAAAAGCAATTAGAAGAGAAAATTGATTCTATTTCACATATTGAATTTCATAAAGAAGAAATAAGAAAAGCGTTTCAATATGCAGTTTTAAAAGGCTTAAAACATCAAAAAATCTCTAACCAAATGATTACACCTGAGAGTATTGGCATGTTGATGTCTTATTTGATTCATAAAATCTATGATGTTAATCATTTGCGAATTTATGATCCTTTGGTGGGGACAGGTAATTTAATAACTGCCATCGCTAACCAAATTGAAAAAGATGTTTCTTTGGTTGGTGTAGATTATTTTGGACAATCTTATGAACTCGCTCAAGCTCTTTTTGAAATGTTGGGTTATGGTGATCAAGTGTTTTTTCAAGATACAAGGACTTCAAAAAATATCAACGCTGATGTTATTATCTCTGATTTTTCAGCTGTACAACAGTCTGAAATCTATGAAATCATTAATCATCAAAGCCAAAATATTAAAGCCAATGGTTTTTTTATTCTTATGGTTGATAATTTGTTCTTTGAGGCTTTAAATGTCAAAGCATTTATTGAAGAACTCAATAAGGAATGGTATTTATTCGGTATGATGATCTTGCCTCAAGAAGTATTTATAACACAAGAAAAAACAATTCTTATCTTACAAGATAAGGGTGATAAATTCATACAACCAGATTCTTTTATGATGGTAGAAATACCTGGTTTTAAAGAACAAAATGCTTTAGAAAATGTGATTGGTCAATTGAATCAATGGTTTGCCAAGACAAAGTTTTATCGTTATAGTGACAAAGGGTAA